The following proteins come from a genomic window of Candidozyma auris chromosome 4, complete sequence:
- the PRP8 gene encoding U4/U6-U5 snRNP complex subunit PRP8, with protein MPPKAPPPPPPPPGRGGRNGNSARAPPPPPPPPASIRNGPPRPPPAASRPPPPPPIAEERPRKIQKVNFSSTTSNKEQLEVRKRDWLQHQKLKFRDSTSTKKKGGIVRPQKAQMPPEHLRKIMLDHGDLSSKKVASDKRSHLGSLKYMPHAILKLLENMPQPWEQEKEVSVLYHITGAITFVDEVPRVIEPVYTAQWAAAWTMMRREKRDRRRFKRMRFPPFDDDEPPIDWSENLEDVTPPEAIQLDTDDNVDYSAVADILYDERPFEDNEGGSVNGESYRFWKLDIPTMASLYRMSRPILPHVTDPNYYYLFNKEAFFTAKSLNVVVPGGPKFEPLFKDKVNNKDLEDFTEFNAIDRIIFRVPVKTEYRVAFPYLYNSFVKNVEVPWYHDNIRTIPKKEVEEGERPGFFFSRDYNPIEPHKFSIEKAEADLQDFDLDEIQLPEGFAPLMSSTYDEKEDADIPLPLEPTHTADALQLWWAPYPFNRRSSATVRAQDVALVKAWYKERPPRDVPIKVRVSYQKLLKGYVHNELRNPPGSSKRSTSANRKKVSLLKSLKNTKYFQQTNIDWVEAGLQLCRQGHNMLNLLLHKRGLTYLHLDYNFNLKPTKTLTTKERKKSRFGHAFHLIRELLRIVKIIVDSHVQFRLGNVDAFQLADGIYYTLNHVGQLTGIYRYKYKVMHQIRACKDLKHVVYSNFNTSIGKGPGCGFWQPAWRVWLSFIRGTIPMLERWLGNLLARQFEGRRSNDVAKTVTKQRIDSYYDLELRAQVMHDILDMIPEGLKQNKSALILQHLSEAWRCWKANIPWKVPGLPEPIEKIIEHYIKAKADGWISIAHYNRDKIMRGATVEKSMVKKNLGRLTRLWIKNEQERQQKFSKDGPYITPDQAVIVFQTMIQWLESRKFNPIPFPPISYKHDTKLLVLALENLKENFNANARLNSAQREELALIEQSYDNPNECLARIKKYLLTQRIFKEVGLELVDHYDHLSPVYTVDPLEKITDAYLDQYLWYEAEKRQLFPNWVKPSDDEIPPLLVYKWCQGINNLEDVWDTSHGQSNVMLETSLQKVAENVDFTLLNRLLRLIVDPNIADYITSKNNVSLSYKDMNHVNQLGLVRGLHFSSFVFQYYCLAIDLLILGLDRASEIAGPVQQPNAFLSFKDVETEKANPIRMYCRYMDKIHIFFRFDNEDAEGLVSDFLDENPDPNNSNIIGYNNHKCWPRDSRMRLMRSDVNLGKAVFWEVSNRVPTTLAKMDWTESYASVYSPENPNLLFSMCGFEVRILPKVRMTEDQSSQEGVWDLVNHTTKERTAKAYLKVSQKEVDKFQNRIRQILMSSGSATFTKVAAKWNTALISLFAYYREAIVATEPLLDVLVKCETKIQNRVKMGLNSKMPSRFPPAVFYTPKELGGLGMLSASHILIPASDLKWSKQTDTGITHFRAGMSHQEERMIPTIFRYMTTWENEFLDSQRVWAEYAIKRQEAAEQNRRITFEDMEASWDRGLPRISTLFQKDRQTLAYDKGHRVRREFKSFSLTRANPFWWTNSHHDGKLWNLASYRTDVIQALGGIDTILEHTLFKGTGFDSWEGLFWEKASGFEDSLKFKKLTNAQRSGLSQIPNRRFTLWWSPTINRANVYVGFLVQLDLTGIFLHGKIPTLKISLIQIFRAHLWQKIHESLVQDICQVLDKELEILHVDSVEKQAIHPRKSYRMNSSCADIVLTSTYKWNVSRPSLLHDKNDSLDSATATKYWIDVQLRFGDYDSHDISRYTRAKFLDYTTDSTSSYPSPTGAMVGVDLAYNVYDIYGNWFSGLKPLMQNAMKEIMKANPALYVLRERIRKGLQLYQSQPQVALLNSSNYGELFNDETQLFIDDTNVYRVTIHRTIEGNMTTKPVNGAVFILNPKTGQLFLKIIHVSVWAGQKRLGQLAKWKTAEEVAALVRSLPREEQPKQLIASRKGMLDPLEVHMLDHPNISIRSSELQLPFAASLKIDKLSDVVMNATEPQMVLFNFYDDWLESISSYTAFSRTILLLRALGINQERTNMILRPDASVVTQSNHIWPSLSDEQWIDVETQLRDLILNDYAKKNNVNVQSLTQSEVRDLILGQEIKAPSARRQQIADFENANREDPDSANANQQLTALKTKTQNVHGEEITTVTTTNYEQSAFSSRNEWQSRAIAAGNLHSRTKNIYVSSESFEDDESFTYVMPKNILKKFVQISDTRTQIGAFVYGSSPSDNDQIKEIKAIAIVPQLGNSHSIQFPKMIYDKSQHEYLKDLELLGWIHTQNHNLDMLSPVDVTTLAKFYSQNEDVWNPRMITLTVSLTPGSVTLTAFGLKKEGYEWGATNKDMISNAPAGFSPTFSDKKQLIMSDRITGTFLVPDDKIWNYAFIGPVWDPAGTFDLVIDIPLPFYHESHRPLHFSLFNEIEGNELEATQENNFA; from the coding sequence ATGCCTCCAAAAGCACCCCCTCCGCCCCCTCCTCCGCCAGGCAGAGGTGGTAGGAATGGGAATTCGGCACGTGCCCCGCCCCCTCCGCCTCCGCCTCCAGCAAGTATACGAAATGGACCTCCCAGACCGCCTCCAGCAGCATCAAGGCCTCCGCCTCCTCCACCAATTGCGGAGGAGCGGCCACGAAAGATACAAAAGGTGAATTTTTCTCTGACCACCTCAAATAAAGAGCAGCTTGAAGTCAGAAAGAGAGACTGGCTTCAACACCAGAAACTCAAGTTCAGAGATAGCACCtccaccaaaaagaagggaGGAATTGTGAGACcccaaaaagctcaaatgCCACCTGAGCATCTACGAAAGATTATGCTTGATCACGGAGACCTATCCTCAAAGAAAGTTGCTCTGGATAAGAGGTCCCATTTGGGCTCGTTGAAGTATATGCCTCACGCGATTCTTAAGCTTCTAGAAAACATGCCCCAACCGTGGGAGCAAGAAAAGGAAGTTTCTGTACTTTACCATATAACAGGCGCCATTACGTTCGTGGATGAAGTCCCCAGAGTTATAGAGCCTGTGTACACCGCCCAGTGGGCTGCTGCATGGACAATGATGAGACGAGAGAAGCGAGACAGAAGGCGCTTCAAAAGAATGCGGTTTCCCCcctttgatgatgatgagccTCCAATTGACTGGTCAGAGAATCTAGAAGACGTCACTCCTCCTGAGGCTATCCAGTTGGACACCGATGATAATGTAGACTACTCGGCCGTTGCAGACATCTTATATGATGAGAGACCGTTCGAGGATAACGAAGGTGGCAGTGTGAATGGAGAATCGTACAGATTTTGGAAATTGGATATCCCTACCATGGCTTCTCTCTACCGCATGTCAAGACCAATTCTACCGCATGTTACTGATCCAAATTATTACTacctcttcaacaaggaggCTTTTTTCACTGCTAAAAGCTTGAATGTTGTAGTCCCGGGTGGACCCAAATTCGAGCCTTTATTCAAAGACAAAGTCAATAATAAAGATCTCGAGGATTTCACGGAATTTAATGCCATTGATAGAATCATATTCAGAGTTCCCGTCAAAACCGAGTATAGGGTTGCGTTCCCATACTTGTATAACTCATTTGTTAAAAACGTTGAGGTGCCGTGGTACCATGACAATATTCGTACCATCCCTAAGAAAGAGGTTgaggaaggagaaagacCTGGGTTCTTTTTCTCGAGAGATTACAATCCGATCGAGCCACACAAATTTTCAATCGAAAAGGCTGAAgctgatcttcaagattttgatcTCGATGAGATTCAATTACCAGAGGGATTCGCCCCCCTCATGTCATCGACGTAtgacgaaaaagaagatgcagATATTCCCTTGCCATTGGAACCAACACACACAGCTGACGCTCTCCAGCTATGGTGGGCACCTTATCCATTCAATCGCCGCTCCTCTGCGACGGTGAGAGCACAAGATGTTGCTCTTGTGAAAGCTTGGTACAAGGAGAGACCTCCACGAGACGTTCCTATTAAAGTACGCGTATCCTACCAGAAGCTTCTAAAGGGATATGTTCACAACGAGCTTAGGAACCCACCAGGTTCTAGCAAGAGACTGACACTGGCGaacagaaagaaagtgagcTTGCTCAAAAGTTTGAAAAATACAAAATATTTTCAGCAAACTAACATCGACTGGGTCGAAGCTGGTCTTCAACTTTGCAGACAAGGTCACAATATGCTTAATTTATTATTGCATAAGCGTGGTCTAACTTATCTACATCTTGACTACAACTTTAATCTTAAGCCCACCAAGACGTTGactacaaaagaaaggaaaaagtcGAGATTTGGACACGCATTCCACCTCATTCGAGAGCTATTGAGGATTGTCAAGATTATCGTGGATTCACATGTTCAATTTAGATTAGGTAATGTGGATGCTTTCCAATTAGCTGATGGTATCTACTACACTTTGAACCACGTTGGTCAGCTCACGGGCATATACCGTTACAAGTACAAAGTTATGCATCAAATACGTGCTTGCAAAGATTTGAAGCATGTTGTTTACTCAAATTTTAACACATCCATAGGCAAGGGCCCTGGTTGTGGATTTTGGCAACCTGCTTGGAGGGTCTGGTTATCCTTTATCAGGGGCACAATACCTATGTTGGAGAGGTGGTTAGGTAATTTACTCGCCCGTCAATTTGAAGGTAGGCGTAGTAACGATGTTGCAAAGACTGTCACAAAGCAGAGAATAGACTCGTACTACGATTTAGAGTTGAGAGCGCAGGTTATGCATGACATCTTGGATATGATACCGGAAGGTTTAAAACAGAATAAATCCGCATTAATTTTACAGCATCTAAGTGAAGCATGGAGATGTTGGAAGGCAAATATACCATGGAAAGTTCCGGGTTTGCCTGAACCGATTGAGAAGATTATTGAGCACTACAtcaaagcaaaagcagATGGATGGATTTCAATTGCCCATTACAATCGTGACAAGATCATGCGGGGTGCCACTGTTGAAAAGTCtatggtgaagaaaaacCTCGGACGTCTCACTAGGCTCTGGATAAAGAACGAACAGGAGAGACAACAAAAATTTTCCAAAGATGGCCCCTACATCACTCCCGATCAAGCTGTCATTGTCTTCCAGACAATGATACAGTGGTTAGAAAGTCGAAAGTTCAACCCCATTCCGTTCCCTCCAATTTCGTACAAGCATGACacgaagcttcttgttttgGCTCTAGAAAACCTCAAGGAGAACTTCAATGCTAATGCAAGACTTAACTCAGCTCAAAGGGAGGAACTTGCTTTGATAGAGCAGTCTTACGACAACCCTAATGAATGCCTAGCTCGAATCAAGAAATACCTTTTGACTCAGCGAATCTTCAAAGAGGTCGGTTTGGAATTGGTCGATCATTATGATCATTTGTCTCCTGTCTATACCGTTGATCCATTGGAGAAAATCACCGATGCCTACTTGGATCAGTACCTTTGGTACGAGGCGGAGAAAAGGCAGCTCTTCCCAAATTGGGTTAAGCcttctgatgatgaaataCCGCCTTTACTCGTTTACAAATGGTGTCAAGGCATCAATAATTTGGAGGACGTGTGGGACACTTCGCATGGACAAAGTAATGTCATGTTGGAGACGTCGCTTCAAAAAGTCGCAGAAAATGTTGACTTCACATTGCTTAACAGGTTACTTCGATTGATTGTTGATCCCAATATTGCTGACTATATCACGTCGAAGAATAATGTCTCATTGTCCTACAAGGACATGAATCACGTCAATCAGCTTGGTTTGGTTCGCGGGTTGCatttttcctcttttgtttttcaatACTACTGTTTGGCGATCGATTTGTTGATTCTTGGCTTAGATAGGGCTTCTGAGATTGCCGGTCCTGTTCAGCAACCAAACGCTTTCCTTAGTTTCAAGGATGTCGAGACAGAGAAGGCAAATCCGATCAGAATGTATTGCAGATATATGGATAAAATTCATATCTTCTTTAGATTCGATAATGAAGATGCTGAGGGTTTGGTATCTGATTTCTTGGACGAAAATCCCGACCCAAACAATTCCAACATTATTGGCTACAATAACCATAAATGTTGGCCAAGAGACTCCAGAATGCGCCTTATGCGATCAGATGTCAATTTGGGGAAGGCCGTGTTCTGGGAGGTATCCAATAGAGTTCCTACCACTCTTGCTAAGATGGATTGGACCGAATCCTATGCCTCAGTATACTCTCCGGAGAATCCgaatttgcttttctccATGTGTGGATTCGAAGTACGAATACTACCTAAGGTTCGCATGACTGAGGATCAGTCGTCACAAGAAGGAGTGTGGGATCTAGTCAATCACACAACCAAAGAACGTACAGCCAAGGCTTATCTTAAGGTATCACAAAAGGAGGTTGACAAATTCCAAAATAGAATTAGACAAATTCTTATGTCCTCTGGGTCTGCGACATTCACGAAGgttgctgcaaaatggaatACTGCTCTTATTTCTTTGTTTGCCTACTATAGAGAAGCTATCGTTGCTACGGAACCGCTCCTTGATGTCCTCGTTAAGTGTGAGACGAAAATCCAGAACAGAGTGAAGATGGGTTTGAATTCCAAGATGCCTTCACGTTTCCCTCCAGCTGTATTCTACACGCCCAAGGAGTTGGGAGGACTTGGTATGTTGAGTGCCTCTCACATATTGATTCCTGCCTCGGACCTCAAATGGTCGAAGCAAACTGATACGGGCATAACACATTTCCGTGCTGGAATgagtcatcaagaagaaagaatgaTACCTACAATTTTTAGGTACATGACAACATGGGAGAATGAGTTCTTGGATTCTCAAAGGGTCTGGGCTGAGTACGCAATCAAGAGGCAAGAAGCTGCGGAGCAAAATCGCAGAATTACATTCGAAGATATGGAGGCCAGCTGGGATCGTGGCTTACCGAGAATCAGTACTttgtttcaaaaagataGACAAACACTTGCATATGACAAGGGACATCGTGTCCGAAGAGAATTTAAGAGCTTCTCATTGACCCGTGCCAATCCATTTTGGTGGACCAACAGTCATCATGATGGTAAGTTGTGGAACTTAGCCTCCTACAGAACAGATGTCATCCAAGCTCTTGGCGGGATTGATACGATTCTTGAGCATACCTTGTTCAAAGGAACCGGTTTTGACTCTTGGGAAGGTTTGTTTTGGGAAAAAGCCTCCGGTTTTGAGGATTCcttgaagttcaagaaattgaccaaCGCCCAACGTTCGGGATTGAGTCAAATTCCTAACCGTCGGTTCACTCTTTGGTGGTCCCCAACCATCAACAGAGCAAATGTATACGTTGGTTTCCTCGTTCAACTTGATTTAACGGGTATCTTCCTTCATGGTAAGATACCAACGTTGAAGATATCTTTGATTCAAATTTTTAGAGCTCATTTGTGGCAAAAAATTCATGAAAGTTTGGTACAAGACATCTGCCAGGTACTTGACAAGGAGCTCGAGATCTTACACGTGGACTCAGTGGAGAAGCAGGCAATTCATCCAAGGAAATCTTACAGGATGAATTCATCTTGTGCTGATATTGTCTTGACAAGCACTTACAAGTGGAATGTTTCACGTCCGTCTTTATTACATGATAAAAATGACTCTCTTGATAGTGCCACCGCTACAAAGTATTGGATAGACGTTCAGTTGAGATTTGGTGACTACGATTCACATGATATATCTAGATACACTCGTGCAAAGTTCTTGGACTACACGACCGATAGTACTAGCAGTTACCCCTCCCCAACGGGTGCAATGGTAGGTGTTGACCTTGCTTACAATGTTTACGATATTTATGGGAATTGGTTTAGCGGCTTAAAGCCACTTATGCAAAATGcaatgaaggagatcatGAAGGCCAATCCTGCTCTTTACGTCTTGCGCGAGCGTATCAGGAAGGGGCTTCAGTTGTATCAGTCACAGCCTCAAGTTGCTTTGTTGAATTCGTCAAATTATGGAGAATTGTTTAACGACGAAACCCAGCTCTTCATCGACGATACCAACGTTTACAGAGTCACGATTCACCGAACAATTGAAGGCAATATGACGACAAAACCCGTCAATGGTGCTGTATTCATTCTCAATCCAAAAACAGGGCagttgtttttgaaaattaTTCACGTCTCAGTGTGGGCGGGTCAAAAGAGACTAGGACAATTGGCGAAATGGAAGACGGCAGAAGAGGTTGCTGCATTAGTGAGATCATTGCCTCGAGAAGAACAACCAAAGCAGTTGATCGCTAGTAGGAAGGGAATGCTTGATCCTCTTGAGGTGCATATGTTAGATCATCCTAATATCAGCATTCGTTCCTCAGAACTTCAATTGCCTTTCGCCGCATCTCTCAAGATTGACAAATTGTCTGATGTTGTGATGAATGCAACTGAGCCTCAGATGGTGTTGTTCAACTTTTACGACGACTGGCTCGAAAGCATATCATCATACACAGCTTTCTCGAGGACCATTTTGCTTTTACGTGCTCTAGGTATAAATCAGGAGAGAACAAATATGATTCTTCGCCCTGATGCTAGCGTGGTGACTCAAAGTAATCACATATGGCCATCATTGTCAGATGAACAATGGATTGACGTTGAGACACAGTTGAGAGATTTGATCTTGAACGACTATGCTAAAAAGAACAATGTTAATGTACAATCGTTGACACAGTCAGAGGTGCGTGACTTAATCTTGGGTCAGGAAATCAAGGCTCCTTCTGCTAGAAGACAACAAATTGCGGACTTTGAGAATGCCAACAGGGAAGATCCTGACAGCGCCAACgcaaatcaacaactcaCCGCCTTGAAGACAAAGACTCAGAATGTGCATGGAGAGGAAATCACGACTGTTACCACTACTAATTATGAACAGCTGGCATTTAGCTCCAGAAATGAATGGCAAAGTCGAGCCATTGCTGCGGGTAATTTACATCTGCGTACAAAGAACATATATGTCTCTTCTGAAAGTTTTGAGGATGACGAGAGTTTCACTTATGTCATGCCAAAGAATATCCTTAAGAAGTTTGTACAGATTTCGGATACCAGAACTCAGATCGGAGCATTTGTATACGGGTCCTCCCCGTCTGATAATGATcaaatcaaggagatcaaagCTATAGCCATCGTTCCACAGCTTGGAAACTCCCACTCGATTCAGTTTCCGAAAATGATCTACGACAAATCCCAACATGAATATCTCAAAGaccttgagcttttgggATGGATTCACACTCAAAATCATAATCTTGACATGCTCAGTCCCGTTGATGTCACCACTCTTGCTAAATTCTACTCACAGAATGAGGATGTATGGAACCCACGTATGATCACGTTGACTGTGTCACTAACGCCAGGATCGGTGACATTAACTGCATTCggattgaagaaggagggTTACGAATGGGGAGCTACAAACAAAGACATGATATCGAATGCTCCAGCAGGCTTCAGTCCGACGTTCAGTGATAAGAAGCAGCTCATCATGTCGGATCGCATAACAGGCACATTCTTGGTTCCTGACGACAAAATTTGGAATTATGCTTTCATTGGTCCGGTTTGGGACCCCGCTGGTACATTCGACTTGGTGATTGATATCCCGCTTCCATTCTATCATGAATCGCATCGCCCTCTTCACTTCAGTCTCTTcaatgaaattgaaggaaatgagcttgaagctACGCAAGAGAATAATTTTGCATGA